The segment GCTCCAGGACTCATGGAGCGCTGAGACCTGAGTTCAggaacttttcaaaatatttaattagatttaaattaagattcccacagaaacacatccaGATCTTtccaataacaaaaacatgtttctctTTGAAACCAGCTTCAACATTCTccctgtttctctttttatgctacttttagcttttactgcGGTTCTGTTCCTTTTAGCCTTTAACTCCTGTTTTGCTCATTATAGCtgatgtttttctgattttaactTTAGAACATGTTTCAAtattagctgcagttttgctaaatgtagcaacagTTTTCTgagttttgctcctttttagcttttagctgccattttgctGACTTTAGCTTAAGCacttcttttgctacttttagcttttcttttgccccttttagctcttagcttctgttttgctacttttagcttttctttttagttacagttttgttcatatttagctgatgttttgctacttttagctgcaaCTTTGCTGACTGGAGCTATCATTTTGCTGATTCTGGCTATTGATTTGCTccttatttagcttttagctactgtctttcTGCTTTTAGTGTTTCACTACcactctgcttcttttagcttttagctgtcatttTGATAGCTACagttttttagcatttgttgtGATACGTTTAGTTGTAATTTTGgtgctttcagctgcagttttgctaacATTAGCACCTGTTTTAACAGCTAATGTTTTAACATTAGCGTCTGTTCTGGTAATTCTGTctactgtttttagcttttagttttgctacgtttagcatttagctgtggtTCTGTAACTTTCTGCCACAGTTTTGCTGTTATTAGCTTGTGTTTAGCTAACTTTATCGTCTCcgtttagctgattttagcttctgttctgcctGTTTGActctgacagtttcattcaacaaaatcaacaaagtCCTTCggcttctctctctgtctcgtAGCTAAACTTTAGCTCTGATCCTCGCAGCTCTCTCCTGGTGGTCCGGTTCTGGGACAGGGTCTCAGTCTGAAAGGGGAGGCGGGGGAGAGGTGGGGGGAGACAGAGGAGCGCCCAAATccttttaaagccttttgtcCTTCATCCAGGGATTTATTAGTCATTAAAGAATAATAACACATTCATGGCTTCATCTGATGAAAGGCTGAACGTTTCTCTGGAAGCAGTTTAATCTGGACTTGGTTCTCCCGGGTTCTGAGCGGACCGTCCGGTCCTGATGGCTCCCCCGGTCGGGTCGAGGTTCTGCTTTAATAACCGGGCCTGTGATTCATCGCCCGTCTTTCTGAGCGGAGGGCCTCGGCCTCCTGGAGTTTTTAATAGTCCTgaaggaggacgaggaggataAACGGCGTCgctctgaaggaggaggagctaAAACTCAGACTGAcctaatgatgatgatgatggtggtggaggTGAAAGGATTTAATGcaactaaaatgaaaatatctgcagatttattttggTTCCTGGTTTGTAAACAGAGATGTTCACgtttctgctgcttcctgaAACATCTGACATAAACGGCCATGTTTacctggttgttgttgttgtttacctggttgttgttgtttctgttcattttaatcTTCGGGGTCTAACAGGTCtctcccctccttcctcctcctctctcccctcctctccttctctcctccctcctctgtcctatctctcctcctctctgctcctcagctctGTCTTTATTGAAACTCGTCTATAAATCATTTATCTCCTCTGCGGGGCCCTTCAGGGgccatcttctcctcctcctccttctcctcctcctgctcctctcccAGCTGGGTTTGTTGACTCATATCTGCGGTTCTGTTTCGCCTCTCGGTTCTGTCCGAACAGTAAAGCTGCCACAGCTGCGGGTCGTGTTAGCATAGCTGCTGAAGGCGGTGGGGGGGAGCAGCAGATATATTGCAGCCATTAGCTTTTGTTCGGCTGctgacagttttaaaacatttcagcttcccTCTGTGCAAAGAGACGGCGGGATGTTTCAGTCTGACGGCTTTTTAAAGACGAAGAAGAGGAgcagctgggaaaaaaaagctaattactGAGAGAAACTGAGCGCCGAATGACAGTCGAAgtttctgaagaagctgaaattgagATGGTAATGAGGGGGAAATgggaacatgagctaaaagctaaaagaagactAGCTAAAGGTTAGTGatactaaaagtagcaaaaggctagcaaagatttttaaaaggctagctaaaacctaaaataacaaaagtctagttaaaatggcaaaagacaagctaaaggcagcaaaacagcaactaaaagtagcagaacagtagctaaagtgagctaatgctagctaaaagtagtaaatgaAGACGACTCGAGTATAGCTGAAGCAGCTTTCAAAGAGAACATTTGAGGGACATTGAAGGACTTAAGGAGATCTCTGTTTCTCTGGAGGAATTAAATTTGTCTGTAGATCGTTTAATAAAACCGTTCATGTTATTAATACGTCtcttaaaaagcaataaaattaaCGAGCAGTTAAACTTGTAAAAaggaatatttaaaataaataaattctctttCGTTGAtgttgaaaataaacttttcactggttttatttgtttgtttttttattttttccctgcAGCCGGTGCAGAAATGAACGGATCCGAATCCAGCTGGGATGAGAAGGCGTCCCAGCCTCCAGACAGCCGGACGAGCCTCAGGTCCagctccaggaccaggaccaggacccgGCACTCCGACCCCGACCCCGCAGAGCCCCAGGACCCGGGTCAGAGCCTGCATGGGAAACAGCGGAGGAGGAATTTGGACTCGGCTCTGGCTGAGGACCTCAGCCAGATCAGTGTGGACGCTGTACCCACAAGGTGAAGATCTGTGACtgcagcaacataaaaacatcagatctCAGTTTCAAAAGGATATGTAGGTGCTGCTGTGGATTATATACTCTGATACCTCACTGGGTGCTTCTAAATGTGATATAATCAGTTTAGTAAACTACAAAGAGTTTTAATACGTTTAATGTTAGTGTCTGCCTTTAAAACATTCTCCCAGAAAGAGTTTTTTAGGAGTTCTGTCccttaaatacaaaaagaccCAGTTCAGAACCGGGTCTGTGTCCGTCCGCGGTTCTAAGAGGCTCGTTAAAGAATAATGTGTGGAAGTTTCTCCTGCTTTCAGGCTCTGTAGAGGAATCAAACGTATTAAAGAGGCGTCGTGTTGTTTTCTTCCGCAGTAAAGAAAAGCGGTCCAGATCCAGCAGCGGCGCCGTACCGAGCTGCCGGTCCTCGGGGTCCACGTCCCGGAGCGGCCTGTCCTCTGTGGCTCGGCTCGTGAAGCTCGGTCGCTGTAAGAACGTGGTGGTGGTGGCCGGCGCGGGGATCAGCACGGCCAGTGGCATCCCGGACTTCAGGTTGGTGTTTAAACGCCGCCGCCCTCCACCCGCTATGCGTTCGAACGGTCTGAACCAAAACGCCTCCTCCTTTCAGGACTCCGGGGACGGGTCTCTACGCCAACCTGGAGAAGTACAACGTCCCTTACCcagaagccatcttcaacatcGACTTCTTCTCCAACGACCCGCAGCCTTTCTTCCTGCTGGCCAAGGCTCTGTACCCCGGCGCTCACCGGCCCAACTACATCCACTACTTCATCCGCATGCTTCACCACAAAGGGCTGCTGCGCCGAGTGTACACGCAGAACATCGACGGGCTGGAGAAACGTGAGTGAGAACAACGTCCACACTCGCATATCTCCAAACGTATCATCTTCTAAAACATCTCCATCACTGCTTTGTTGAGGAATCTGGTTTTTAGagactttttatttcaatttgttaattttttttacataaatcaccaaatagatgtaaaaaaaataccttttttattttagggtttTCAAAAGTAGAGCTAGTTGATGATTAAAGATTATTTGCAGCCACTTTGGTAATTAATTAATCACGTCCGTTTTTGAAATATAAAGCTTTCTTATCTGTTATTTCGTCTTTGAGTTTAGGGCTGAGAGTGAAATTTCTGACGTCAAGTTCAGTGTCttcaaattagatttaaaaaaaaaacttatgttTTTAGGGTTCCTACAGTCTTTAAAAGTGTGGAGAAAAAGAGCACACATTCCTAGTTTCTaatacctggaaaaaaaaataaaaaatcaacatttctaAACGTTGCACCAATAAAACAGGAGTTTCTCTCTTtgactataaataaaaaataaaaagtcactaTGATGACTGCTTCTTCCTTTTACCAGGAGGGTTTAAGGTCAGATTACAGATTATTTAATGTTCAGGCTCAtgaagacataaataaataaaaagatatacATTTAGTCAGATTTGCAGGTTGGgttaataataatttagttaGCTAAATTAGTTAACATAAATATATCTTTTGGGGTAGTATCCTCACGAGATGCATTgtaaaaccaataaataaactaattttagGGAATTAAACCTTCTTAAATCCAGTAATTTTACAtgcagttaaaagaaaaactgatccGATGAACAAACACAGTAAATTTAGACTGTTTGATGGTTTAAAAGTTGACAGAAAATCTGTCAATTTAAgtgaaaaagctttaaatttctGATATAACTTTTACTGATATAACTCGTAACAGACGAGCTTGTTTGCTTTATGAACGTTTCTAAAAGTCGTCCTCCTCTCAGTTTGCGGCGTCCCGGATGACAAGCTGGTCGAGGCCCACGGGAGTTTCGCCACAGCTTCCTGTCACCTCTGCTACACGCCGTATCCTTCCGAGGAGGCTAAAGTATGTCCACGACCAGACGAAAACCCAACCCAGATGATTCATCACGTGATCCTGCTGTGAATCTGTGTTTCAGAGGGCCATAATGAACGACAGCATCCCCACCTGCTCCTTCTGCGCCGCCACCGTCAAACCAGACGTGGTGTTTTTCGGGGAGGACCTCCCTCAGAAGTATTTCCTCCACACCGAAGACTTCCCTAAGGCGGACCTGCTCATCATCATGGGCACCTCCCTGCAGGTAAACGTTCAGAGCATGTCGTGGAACCGCACGCCGTGGCGCCCGCGCGCCGTCGCCTAACGGCCGATTCCGCTTTTCAGATCGAGCCGTTCGCCAGCCTGGTGAACACGGTGCGCTCCACGGTGCCGCGCCTCCTCCTGAACCGGCACGCTGTGGGCCCCTTCGAGAGGGTCCCCCTGCGGAGAGGAGACCACATGGAGCTGGGCGACCTGGCCGAAACCGTCCGAAGGTTCGCCAAACTCCTCGGCTGGAGCGGCGAAATAGAGGAGCTGATGAAGAGGCAGGAGCTGCTGGTGGGTTCAGCGCCgataaaatcagaaaatgttcagcttaaAGTTACTcagcagtattttattttttaatctattgGCCACATGTATTTGattgtactgttagcaaaataatatgAAACTTTCATTGAcgtaaagcaggggtgtccaaccctggtcctcgaaggccaccatcctccatgttctccttgtttctctgctccaacacacctgattcagaggttgaattacctcttcattctgcagaagcctgttaatcacccattgattcaaatcaggtgtgttggagcagaggaacaagtaaaacatgcaggatggtggccctcgaggaccagggttggagacccctgacgtagacctacaactgattcacttttgaagatggccgccgcagatatgcaaccttaacaaacaaaaatggcttcaaattTAGCTGGTTTATACTATatatatttgaccaaaacgccATCCTTTCTCAACAGAAGGTGatcttaaactctggcatgaccggcggcgggcgacatgcattcctacCAGACCTTTTTAACGTTTCGTCTTGTGTTGTTCCAACTCCCTCCCCCCACAGAGCCTGCCCGCTCTGGTAACCAGCCCCTCGTCGCAGAGCACTCAAACGTTCCGTCCGGACGCCGCCGCTGCGTCAGAACCTGAACGCGGCGCGGGGACACCCGGGTCCGGACCGCGGGATCAAAGAGGAGCCGGCAGCGGCGGTGAGGACACAGACTCTGAGACGGACAGCAAAAGCTCCACGTCGTCCAACGCGAGCAAATAACGCCAcaccgtttgtttgtttttgtttttaatccagagtgtttgtttatatgtaaaTCTGAACGGTTTTATGGAGCATAAGGAAGCGTCCCTCCACAACACTAGTAACCGTTTCCTCCTGCGTTTTTATGTTAGAGGCAAATACTTATTTTATGATGAATAATGCACTGTATTCTTAGCAATATTTAATGAATGACTGCGTTCTCTGTGtaataaagttaataaagtATGAGTCGAGACGACAACCATCCTTGGTCTCCACTTTATTTGAACTCGAAGTGGAATTTTTCCCCTCCGAATAAAATACGTAGTGCTGCCTACAGTACGCAAAAAAACAACCGAAAATATTCTGTAGGCTTCCCTCCCGGATGCATGCAATTTGACCGTACCT is part of the Kryptolebias marmoratus isolate JLee-2015 linkage group LG11, ASM164957v2, whole genome shotgun sequence genome and harbors:
- the si:dkey-103i16.6 gene encoding NAD-dependent protein deacetylase sirtuin-3 isoform X1 — translated: MSLSPAGAEMNGSESSWDEKASQPPDSRTSLRSSSRTRTRTRHSDPDPAEPQDPGQSLHGKQRRRNLDSALAEDLSQISVDAVPTSKEKRSRSSSGAVPSCRSSGSTSRSGLSSVARLVKLGRCKNVVVVAGAGISTASGIPDFRTPGTGLYANLEKYNVPYPEAIFNIDFFSNDPQPFFLLAKALYPGAHRPNYIHYFIRMLHHKGLLRRVYTQNIDGLEKLCGVPDDKLVEAHGSFATASCHLCYTPYPSEEAKRAIMNDSIPTCSFCAATVKPDVVFFGEDLPQKYFLHTEDFPKADLLIIMGTSLQIEPFASLVNTVRSTVPRLLLNRHAVGPFERVPLRRGDHMELGDLAETVRRFAKLLGWSGEIEELMKRQELLSLPALVTSPSSQSTQTFRPDAAAASEPERGAGTPGSGPRDQRGAGSGGEDTDSETDSKSSTSSNASK
- the si:dkey-103i16.6 gene encoding NAD-dependent protein deacetylase sirtuin-3 isoform X2; the protein is MNGSESSWDEKASQPPDSRTSLRSSSRTRTRTRHSDPDPAEPQDPGQSLHGKQRRRNLDSALAEDLSQISVDAVPTSKEKRSRSSSGAVPSCRSSGSTSRSGLSSVARLVKLGRCKNVVVVAGAGISTASGIPDFRTPGTGLYANLEKYNVPYPEAIFNIDFFSNDPQPFFLLAKALYPGAHRPNYIHYFIRMLHHKGLLRRVYTQNIDGLEKLCGVPDDKLVEAHGSFATASCHLCYTPYPSEEAKRAIMNDSIPTCSFCAATVKPDVVFFGEDLPQKYFLHTEDFPKADLLIIMGTSLQIEPFASLVNTVRSTVPRLLLNRHAVGPFERVPLRRGDHMELGDLAETVRRFAKLLGWSGEIEELMKRQELLSLPALVTSPSSQSTQTFRPDAAAASEPERGAGTPGSGPRDQRGAGSGGEDTDSETDSKSSTSSNASK